From a single Magnetococcales bacterium genomic region:
- a CDS encoding response regulator, which yields MKPRILIVDDLQKNLLATASLLEELDAELVLADNGQEALLQIMRGEFSVILLDAHMPDLDGFEILKLMNGVKKTKHIPIIFISAVYKDEQHLFEGYDLGAVDYLVKPFNPQILLAKVKVFLELHRHKETIRKKDQELKLFRNLIDRTDDEILIFDPQTGLLLDANATAVERLGLSPPFAPFEMTMPDCRVICPQGSVWRDVVREVRHRDKLLVEGGRFNQEGKFRHTEANLQLLTQNDKEYLLAVVRDVTERKETEAYNLRLQHAQRANYILLHTALEQTTLTHKLHIALDTISTVPWLKVQAKGAIFILNEKNNTLELAAQRNVADDDILNHCTQIPLGHCLCGQAAQEKRIIFSADFQAEPHHDQGP from the coding sequence ATGAAACCACGCATTCTGATCGTTGACGACCTGCAAAAAAATCTCCTCGCCACCGCCTCCCTGCTGGAGGAGCTGGATGCGGAACTGGTGCTGGCAGATAACGGTCAGGAGGCTCTACTGCAAATCATGCGGGGAGAATTTTCCGTCATTCTGCTGGATGCCCACATGCCGGACCTGGACGGCTTTGAGATTCTCAAGCTGATGAACGGGGTCAAAAAAACCAAGCACATCCCCATTATCTTTATCTCAGCTGTCTATAAGGATGAGCAGCACCTTTTTGAAGGCTATGATCTGGGAGCGGTGGATTATCTGGTCAAACCCTTCAATCCCCAAATTTTACTCGCCAAGGTGAAGGTTTTTCTGGAGTTGCACCGACACAAGGAAACCATCCGGAAAAAAGATCAGGAGCTGAAGCTGTTTCGCAACCTGATTGATCGTACCGACGATGAAATTTTAATCTTTGACCCCCAAACAGGCCTCCTGCTGGATGCCAACGCCACAGCCGTAGAGCGCCTGGGCCTCTCCCCTCCCTTTGCCCCTTTTGAAATGACCATGCCCGACTGCCGGGTCATCTGCCCCCAAGGAAGTGTCTGGCGGGATGTGGTTCGGGAAGTGCGTCATCGTGACAAGCTGCTGGTGGAAGGAGGGCGCTTCAACCAGGAGGGAAAATTTCGCCATACCGAGGCCAATCTGCAACTCCTGACCCAAAACGACAAGGAATACCTGCTGGCGGTGGTGCGGGATGTCACCGAACGCAAAGAGACCGAAGCGTACAATCTGCGCCTGCAGCACGCCCAGAGGGCCAACTATATCCTACTCCACACCGCTCTGGAGCAAACGACTCTCACCCATAAACTGCACATCGCCCTCGATACCATCTCTACCGTCCCCTGGCTCAAAGTTCAGGCCAAGGGGGCCATTTTTATTCTAAACGAAAAAAACAACACACTGGAACTGGCGGCCCAGCGGAATGTGGCCGACGACGACATCCTCAACCACTGCACTCAAATTCCCTTGGGGCACTGCCTGTGTGGGCAAGCTGCCCAGGAAAAACGCATTATTTTTTCTGCCGACTTTCAGGCAGAGCCTCACCACGATCAGGGTCC